A window of Campylobacter ureolyticus contains these coding sequences:
- a CDS encoding RecQ family ATP-dependent DNA helicase yields MNEIIFIDTEIGKNDKKLYEFGAVFKDDSIKTNEILEADFFLKKHSFNFICGHNFIDHDGIYLSSTILNDNLKDKNIIDTLFLSMLLFPNKKTHKLLKPYKTTLNIQNNPLGDAFQTKALFELLDAKFNSLNNEIKQAFVDLLYENKYFNGYFVYKNLKPKKNDFSKIIPNDIKYEEDDILLLANTMPIELAFIISFLYTDRKAAISHIIINKFPNISWIIKNICFDLKSTNISKFALNEFGFNTFKEFENINEGLFKISQKDIINSALNDNSILAILPTGGGKTFTFQLPALIKAQAYNALTVVISPLQALMKNHVDSFKEKNQNFSVKAISGYLSPVERSDIITQISNGTVDILYLAPEALRSNSIFNALKCRMIDRFVIDEAHCFSSWGHDFRHDYHYIATFINELNQSSNMQENIPVSCFTATAKPEVINDIKEYFFKNMKIEFDEFLASSKRENLEYEAIEVKDENEKYEKLIKTIQNLGKIPTIIYLPQNAKGCKELSQKLTEDARLEYLNLSIEPFYAKINEEIELKTRKGRNKSEILKDFIDDKIDIVVATTAFGMGIDKPNIKAVIHYSQSDSLEAYLQESGRGARSSDIVAKCIILYQRDDFDKIFQKLNSNKIDAEEIQSIVKTLKNKKINPVYISPKTLAKNSGINLELDYENIVKTALLELERCEILKRDRDKYTICGSSLIDKEKRNMNYIRNLLESKKEKYLTIFNYMIMIMQNIIQKSKTEPVEIDTLSSNIGISNKDTFEAIYALQKENLINYDNDISVLINKKVKNEFFNHLNLENKILDYILEKKKFDIRDIENKDTKKITKIKKIIQSFSSLSKIHNQTLNVYFYNFFTTIELKDEKSFKILLKQRQEICKTILFEILNLLNEDEKEIEFASMKLQSKLGIRTEFFHHCLVYLHQILKNFELRKGRLIYYKAYKIELLDKINENTPYQKRRDYNQTLAKYYERKIEAVHIQAKFLELLTNKDKNVSKFIKDYFSLEYEKFKKIYNFDKNIKLPITKTKLNKILSSLSTEQKAVFEDDKNNSIMVLAGPGSGKTKTLVHKIASLITKEGFKAEYFLMLAHSRTAVSEFKTRLKNLIGNQIYKVKIYTFHAFALNLLSCKYSSEDELKNAIPNATKALQNGDVELPLIQMLVLDEYQDIGLKSYEFIKEIYKNMPNDKKIIAVGDDDQCIMDFGDNKADIKFIKEFKNDFSINYKAYNLLTNYRSCYNLVSFFNAFRNEFKEKLKYENLISNSNNMGDIVLLQTNDYITNILTNLDTNKQNAIIAKTNKEVLDIYSFLLQKNIKAKLLTDKNGFRLGNLIELRAFLEYFYESSFNTALDRFIKNFNNSSNLALALEVIEKFQNEYDMSENEKYLKKAFKEFIEIIDFDEFENTKSNVIISTMHKAKGKEFDNVHLCFKDKIDNEYDKRLLYVAITRAKKSLFIYSKNEIFLKYKSYFTKILDFKNSFYTPKNITLTMGLSDVNLSQYDLFLTTKKLNLQAGQEVRVNTQGIFSENFCIGKFSKKFKKEIEKYETQGYKLNQKSKLKYIVVWYSKEKNSEFRIALCEIKMNL; encoded by the coding sequence ATGAACGAAATAATCTTTATAGACACAGAAATTGGTAAAAATGACAAGAAGCTGTATGAATTTGGTGCTGTCTTTAAAGATGATTCTATAAAAACAAATGAAATTTTAGAAGCTGATTTTTTCTTAAAAAAGCATAGTTTTAATTTTATTTGTGGGCATAATTTTATAGATCATGATGGAATTTATTTATCATCAACTATTTTAAATGATAATTTAAAAGATAAAAATATCATTGATACACTTTTTCTTTCCATGCTTCTTTTTCCAAATAAAAAAACTCATAAATTATTAAAGCCGTACAAAACCACATTAAACATACAAAATAACCCACTTGGAGATGCTTTTCAAACAAAGGCTCTTTTTGAACTATTAGATGCCAAATTCAATAGTCTAAACAATGAAATAAAACAAGCTTTTGTAGACTTGCTCTATGAAAATAAATATTTTAATGGATATTTTGTATATAAAAATTTAAAGCCTAAAAAGAATGACTTCTCTAAAATTATACCAAATGATATAAAATACGAAGAAGATGATATTTTACTTCTTGCAAACACAATGCCTATTGAGCTTGCTTTTATAATTTCATTTTTATATACGGATAGAAAAGCTGCAATTTCACATATCATAATAAATAAATTTCCAAACATTTCTTGGATCATAAAAAATATATGTTTTGATTTAAAAAGCACAAATATTTCTAAATTTGCACTCAATGAGTTTGGTTTTAATACTTTTAAAGAGTTTGAAAATATTAATGAAGGATTATTTAAAATTTCACAAAAAGACATTATAAATTCTGCTTTAAATGACAATTCTATTCTTGCAATTCTTCCAACAGGTGGTGGAAAAACTTTTACTTTTCAACTTCCAGCTCTTATTAAAGCACAAGCTTACAATGCCTTAACTGTTGTTATTTCACCACTTCAGGCTTTGATGAAGAATCATGTTGATAGCTTTAAAGAAAAAAATCAAAACTTTAGCGTAAAAGCAATAAGTGGCTATTTAAGCCCGGTTGAAAGATCTGATATAATAACTCAAATTTCAAACGGCACAGTTGATATTTTGTATTTAGCACCAGAAGCATTAAGATCAAATTCTATTTTCAATGCATTAAAGTGTAGAATGATAGATAGATTTGTTATTGATGAGGCACACTGCTTTTCATCTTGGGGGCACGATTTTAGACACGATTATCACTATATCGCAACTTTCATAAATGAATTAAATCAAAGCTCAAATATGCAAGAAAATATACCCGTTTCTTGTTTTACAGCCACCGCTAAACCAGAGGTTATAAATGATATAAAAGAATATTTTTTTAAAAATATGAAAATAGAATTTGATGAGTTTTTAGCTTCTTCAAAAAGAGAGAATTTAGAATATGAGGCAATAGAAGTAAAAGATGAGAATGAAAAATATGAAAAATTAATAAAAACAATTCAAAATTTAGGGAAAATACCAACAATAATCTATCTCCCACAAAATGCAAAAGGCTGCAAAGAGTTAAGTCAAAAACTAACAGAAGATGCAAGACTTGAGTATTTAAATTTAAGCATTGAACCATTTTATGCAAAAATTAATGAAGAAATAGAACTAAAAACCAGAAAGGGAAGAAACAAAAGCGAAATTTTAAAGGATTTTATAGATGATAAAATAGACATAGTGGTTGCAACAACAGCTTTTGGAATGGGGATTGATAAACCGAATATAAAAGCTGTAATTCATTATAGTCAATCAGATAGCCTTGAAGCATATTTACAAGAATCAGGTCGTGGTGCAAGAAGTAGTGATATTGTAGCCAAATGCATAATCCTATATCAAAGAGATGATTTTGATAAAATTTTTCAAAAATTAAATTCAAATAAAATTGATGCTGAAGAAATTCAATCAATAGTTAAAACTCTAAAAAATAAAAAAATAAATCCGGTTTACATATCACCAAAAACACTTGCTAAAAACTCAGGAATAAATTTAGAACTTGATTATGAAAATATTGTAAAAACTGCACTTTTAGAGCTTGAAAGATGTGAAATTTTAAAACGAGACAGGGATAAATATACAATTTGTGGTTCATCTTTAATAGATAAAGAAAAAAGAAACATGAATTATATAAGAAATTTACTAGAAAGCAAAAAAGAAAAATATTTAACAATTTTTAATTATATGATTATGATAATGCAAAATATCATCCAAAAAAGCAAGACCGAGCCAGTAGAAATAGACACATTGTCAAGCAATATTGGAATTAGCAATAAAGATACTTTTGAAGCAATTTATGCACTTCAAAAAGAGAATTTAATAAATTATGATAACGATATTTCAGTATTAATAAATAAAAAAGTAAAAAATGAATTTTTCAATCATTTAAATCTTGAAAATAAAATTCTTGATTACATACTGGAAAAGAAAAAATTTGATATTCGAGACATTGAAAATAAAGATACCAAAAAAATTACAAAAATCAAAAAAATTATCCAAAGTTTTTCATCTTTATCAAAAATTCATAACCAAACTCTAAATGTTTATTTTTATAACTTTTTTACTACTATAGAACTAAAAGATGAAAAATCTTTTAAAATTTTATTAAAACAAAGACAAGAAATTTGTAAAACTATACTTTTTGAAATTTTAAATCTCTTAAACGAAGATGAAAAAGAGATAGAGTTTGCATCTATGAAGCTTCAAAGCAAACTCGGTATAAGAACTGAATTTTTCCATCACTGTCTTGTTTATTTACATCAGATTTTAAAAAATTTCGAACTTAGAAAAGGAAGATTAATTTATTATAAGGCTTATAAAATAGAGCTTTTAGACAAAATAAATGAAAATACACCATATCAAAAAAGAAGAGATTATAATCAAACTTTAGCAAAATATTATGAAAGAAAAATAGAAGCTGTGCACATACAGGCTAAATTTTTAGAGCTTTTAACTAACAAAGATAAAAATGTTAGCAAATTTATAAAAGATTATTTTAGCCTAGAGTATGAAAAATTTAAAAAAATATATAATTTTGATAAAAATATAAAACTTCCAATTACCAAAACTAAGTTAAATAAAATTTTATCATCTTTAAGCACTGAACAAAAAGCAGTATTTGAAGATGATAAAAACAATTCTATTATGGTTTTGGCAGGCCCTGGAAGTGGAAAGACTAAAACATTGGTTCATAAAATTGCTTCATTAATAACAAAGGAAGGCTTTAAGGCAGAATATTTTTTAATGCTTGCACACTCAAGAACTGCTGTTAGTGAATTTAAAACTAGGCTTAAAAATCTAATTGGCAATCAAATTTACAAGGTTAAAATTTATACTTTTCATGCGTTTGCCTTAAATTTATTATCTTGCAAATACAGCAGTGAGGATGAATTAAAAAATGCCATTCCTAACGCTACAAAAGCCCTACAAAATGGAGATGTAGAGCTTCCTTTAATCCAGATGTTGGTTCTTGATGAGTATCAAGACATAGGGCTTAAAAGTTATGAGTTCATAAAAGAAATTTATAAAAACATGCCAAATGATAAAAAAATAATTGCAGTTGGAGATGATGATCAATGTATTATGGATTTTGGTGATAATAAAGCTGATATTAAATTTATTAAAGAGTTCAAAAATGATTTTTCTATAAATTATAAAGCTTACAATCTACTAACAAATTATCGAAGTTGTTATAATTTAGTTAGTTTTTTTAATGCTTTCAGAAACGAGTTTAAAGAAAAATTAAAATATGAAAATTTAATCTCAAACTCTAATAATATGGGAGATATTGTATTATTACAAACAAATGATTATATAACTAATATACTAACTAATTTGGATACTAACAAACAAAATGCAATCATAGCAAAAACAAATAAAGAAGTGCTTGATATTTACTCTTTTTTACTCCAAAAAAATATAAAAGCAAAACTTTTAACAGATAAAAATGGCTTTAGACTCGGAAATTTGATAGAATTGAGAGCTTTTTTAGAGTATTTTTATGAATCCAGTTTCAATACTGCTCTTGACAGATTTATAAAAAATTTTAATAATTCTTCAAATCTAGCACTTGCACTTGAAGTAATAGAAAAGTTTCAAAATGAATATGATATGAGTGAAAATGAAAAATATCTTAAAAAAGCTTTTAAAGAATTTATAGAAATTATCGATTTTGATGAGTTTGAAAATACAAAATCAAATGTGATAATCTCTACTATGCATAAGGCCAAAGGTAAAGAATTTGATAATGTTCATCTTTGTTTTAAAGATAAAATAGACAATGAATACGATAAAAGGCTTTTGTATGTTGCAATAACAAGAGCAAAAAAATCACTTTTTATCTATTCTAAAAATGAAATTTTTCTAAAATACAAAAGCTATTTTACTAAAATATTAGATTTTAAAAATAGCTTTTATACTCCTAAAAATATAACTTTAACAATGGGGTTAAGTGATGTTAATCTATCACAATATGATTTATTCTTAACAACCAAAAAATTAAATTTACAAGCTGGTCAAGAAGTTAGAGTAAATACTCAAGGAATTTTTAGTGAAAATTTTTGTATTGGAAAGTTTTCAAAAAAATTTAAAAAAGAGATAGAAAAATATGAAACTCAAGGATATAAATTAAATCAAAAATCTAAACTAAAATATATTGTAGTTTGGTATAGTAAAGAAAAAAATAGCGAATTTAGAATAGCTTTATGTGAAATAAAAATGAATTTATAA
- a CDS encoding type II asparaginase gives MKILKKLAFFMLLGTTMLFAKPTIYILATGGTIAGAGDSALSGSYTSGTVTVDKLIAAVPQINEIATIKGEQISNIGSQEMNNEVWLKLANRVNELLADKSVDGIVITHGTDTMEESSYFLNLVTKSKKPVVFVGAMRSGTSMSADGPLNIYNAVNVAMDKNSVGKGVLVVMNDKIHAAREVTKTNTTAVDTFKSVNTGNIGTVNYGIVNYYLAPVRKHTVNSEFSVKGLESLPRVDIVYGHTQDTPDFVETAVKNGAKGIILAGMGNGNPYPSVEKALADAVKQGVVVVRGSRVGSGSTSVGAEVDDAKYGFLTADNLNVAKARVLLMVALTKTSDKDKIQKYFKEY, from the coding sequence ATGAAGATTTTAAAAAAATTAGCATTTTTTATGCTGTTAGGAACAACTATGCTTTTTGCAAAGCCAACTATTTACATTTTAGCAACAGGTGGAACTATCGCTGGAGCTGGTGATAGTGCGTTAAGTGGAAGTTATACTTCAGGAACAGTTACAGTTGATAAGTTAATTGCTGCAGTTCCACAAATTAATGAAATTGCTACTATTAAAGGCGAGCAAATTTCAAATATTGGTTCACAAGAGATGAATAATGAAGTTTGGTTAAAACTTGCTAATAGAGTAAATGAGCTTTTAGCAGATAAGAGCGTTGACGGTATAGTTATAACTCACGGAACTGACACAATGGAGGAAAGTTCTTATTTCCTAAACCTAGTTACAAAAAGTAAAAAACCAGTTGTTTTTGTAGGTGCTATGAGAAGTGGAACTTCAATGAGTGCAGACGGTCCTTTAAACATCTATAATGCTGTAAATGTTGCTATGGATAAAAACAGTGTTGGAAAAGGTGTTTTAGTTGTAATGAACGATAAAATTCATGCTGCTAGAGAAGTTACTAAAACAAACACAACTGCAGTTGATACTTTTAAATCAGTAAATACAGGAAATATCGGAACTGTAAATTATGGTATAGTAAATTACTATCTTGCTCCAGTTAGAAAACACACTGTAAATTCAGAATTTAGTGTAAAAGGTCTTGAAAGTCTACCAAGAGTTGACATAGTATATGGACATACACAAGATACTCCTGATTTTGTAGAAACTGCTGTTAAAAACGGTGCAAAAGGTATAATTCTAGCTGGTATGGGAAATGGAAACCCTTATCCAAGTGTTGAAAAAGCTTTAGCAGATGCTGTAAAACAAGGCGTTGTAGTTGTTAGAGGAAGCAGAGTAGGAAGTGGTTCAACTAGCGTTGGTGCTGAGGTTGATGATGCTAAATATGGCTTTTTAACAGCTGATAACTTAAATGTTGCAAAAGCTAGAGTTTTATTAATGGTTGCTTTAACAAAAACAAGCGATAAAGATAAAATTCAAAAATACTTCAAAGAGTACTAA
- a CDS encoding DUF883 family protein encodes MAAQETVDVNAMKKEIDSLKQELKDMAKSIKDSGKEALKDAKNKIDGSMSIEDIEKAIDELKSKGKDGIDYVSKNIKDEPLKSVGITLAVGFVLGWLLRK; translated from the coding sequence ATGGCAGCACAAGAAACAGTAGATGTTAATGCTATGAAAAAAGAAATTGATAGTTTAAAACAAGAGCTAAAAGACATGGCAAAATCAATAAAAGACTCTGGCAAAGAAGCACTTAAAGATGCAAAAAATAAAATTGACGGCAGTATGTCAATCGAAGATATTGAAAAAGCAATTGATGAGCTAAAGAGCAAGGGAAAAGATGGGATTGATTATGTTAGTAAAAATATTAAAGATGAGCCTTTAAAGAGCGTTGGTATTACCCTTGCTGTTGGTTTTGTACTTGGTTGGTTGCTTAGGAAATAA
- a CDS encoding ribonuclease J, translating into MEKNQNSNGENKQNNQNNTNNKNDINNQKSNTSRQNGFKKTNRYANRKKNLQKESGIGEKETPKKTQSKRRKKSNVSKCLNGNENWQKEMEKAIIANKKVHDERLNPLKFFKSNSKIHITPLGGLGEIGGNITVFETNTSAIIVDVGMSFPNESMLGVDILIPDFDYIRKIKDKIKAVIITHAHEDHIGAMPYFYKEFDYPIYATPLCLGMISNKFEEHGLKAKRALFRPVEKRKVYKIGDFDIEWIHITHSIIDASALAIKTEAGTIIHTGDFKIDHTPIDGYPTDLGRLAEYGEKGVLLLMSDSTNSHREGITKSEKTVGKTFDEIFSKSKGRVIMSTFSSNVHRIYQAIEHGLKHNRKICVIGRSMERNLFTAMELGYIDLSKEIFIDANEVGKYPDNEVLIVTTGSQGETMSALYRMATDEHKYIKIKPSDQIIISAKAIPGNEASVSNILNYLLKSGARVAYQDFSEIHVSGHAAQEEQKLMLRLTKPKFFLPVHGEYNHIEKHASTAISCGVDSRNIYLMSDGDQVEVTSGYIKRVKTVKTGKIFVDNQINKEISDDMVKHRQNLADAGVVMVIAQVDQANKKLVKTRVITYGVVNAKEQRAFAKDMELVLTQFLSNLKNELLGDQRALENQIRQAIRKHIFRRLKKYPTIVPVIYLV; encoded by the coding sequence ATGGAAAAAAATCAAAATAGTAATGGTGAAAACAAGCAAAATAATCAGAATAACACAAATAATAAAAACGATATAAACAATCAAAAATCAAATACTAGTAGGCAAAATGGTTTTAAAAAGACAAATCGTTATGCAAACCGAAAGAAAAACCTTCAAAAAGAATCAGGTATAGGCGAAAAAGAAACTCCTAAAAAAACTCAGTCAAAAAGAAGAAAAAAATCAAATGTTTCTAAATGCTTAAATGGTAATGAAAATTGGCAAAAAGAGATGGAAAAAGCAATCATCGCAAACAAAAAAGTTCACGATGAAAGACTAAATCCTTTAAAATTCTTTAAATCAAATTCTAAGATCCACATAACCCCACTTGGTGGTCTTGGTGAAATCGGTGGAAATATAACTGTTTTTGAGACAAATACAAGTGCGATTATAGTTGATGTTGGTATGAGTTTTCCAAATGAAAGTATGCTTGGAGTTGATATTTTAATACCTGATTTTGACTACATAAGAAAGATAAAAGACAAAATTAAGGCTGTAATTATAACTCACGCACACGAAGATCATATCGGTGCAATGCCATATTTTTATAAAGAATTTGATTATCCAATTTATGCTACGCCACTTTGTCTTGGAATGATATCAAATAAATTTGAAGAGCATGGCTTAAAGGCAAAAAGAGCGCTTTTTAGACCAGTAGAAAAAAGAAAAGTCTATAAAATAGGTGATTTTGATATCGAATGGATACATATCACTCACTCCATAATTGATGCTTCAGCCCTTGCCATAAAAACAGAAGCAGGCACTATTATCCACACAGGGGATTTTAAGATAGATCACACGCCAATAGATGGCTATCCGACTGATTTAGGACGCTTAGCAGAATATGGAGAAAAAGGGGTGCTCCTTTTAATGAGCGATAGCACAAACTCTCATAGAGAAGGCATTACAAAAAGTGAAAAAACAGTTGGAAAGACCTTTGATGAAATATTTTCCAAATCAAAAGGAAGAGTTATTATGAGCACATTTAGCTCAAATGTTCATAGAATTTATCAGGCTATTGAACATGGATTAAAACACAATAGAAAAATTTGTGTTATCGGAAGATCAATGGAGAGAAATTTATTTACTGCTATGGAACTTGGATATATTGATCTTTCAAAGGAAATTTTTATAGATGCTAACGAGGTTGGAAAATACCCTGATAACGAGGTTTTGATAGTAACAACAGGAAGTCAGGGTGAAACTATGAGCGCACTATATAGAATGGCAACGGATGAGCATAAATATATCAAGATAAAGCCAAGCGATCAAATTATTATCTCAGCCAAAGCAATCCCTGGAAATGAGGCAAGTGTTTCAAATATCTTAAACTATCTTTTAAAAAGTGGTGCACGTGTTGCATATCAAGACTTTAGTGAGATTCATGTCTCAGGTCATGCTGCACAAGAAGAGCAAAAGCTCATGCTTCGTCTTACAAAGCCTAAGTTTTTCTTGCCTGTTCATGGGGAGTATAACCATATAGAAAAGCATGCTTCAACTGCAATTAGCTGTGGGGTTGATTCAAGAAACATCTACTTGATGAGCGATGGTGATCAAGTTGAGGTTACGAGCGGATATATAAAAAGAGTAAAAACTGTAAAAACTGGCAAAATTTTTGTCGATAATCAGATAAACAAAGAAATCTCAGATGATATGGTAAAACATCGTCAAAATTTAGCGGATGCTGGTGTTGTAATGGTTATCGCTCAAGTTGATCAAGCAAATAAAAAGCTTGTAAAAACAAGAGTTATAACTTATGGAGTTGTTAACGCAAAAGAACAAAGAGCCTTTGCAAAAGATATGGAACTTGTTTTAACACAGTTTCTAAGTAATTTAAAAAATGAGCTTTTAGGAGATCAAAGAGCTTTAGAAAATCAAATAAGACAAGCCATAAGAAAGCATATCTTTAGACGTCTTAAAAAGTATCCTACAATTGTTCCTGTAATTTACCTAGTGTGA
- a CDS encoding KpsF/GutQ family sugar-phosphate isomerase codes for MSEILEVGKRVLELEGNELLRHSNLLDDKFENALKLLYSCKGKVIVTGVGKSGHIGAKIAATMASTGTPSFFLHPTEALHGDLGMVQKSDVILAISFSGESDELIKIMPHLKRFGVQIISMTAKFSSSLAKFSDEIISLDIIKEACPLGAAPTVSTTLTLALGDALAICLMKMRNFKVEDFANFHPGGSLGKRLFLKVKDVMKTNELPVVSYDVSLKVAIDTMTHGKLGAVLLTDKNGKLVAILSDGDLRRALQRDDFDINDKALNYATKEPKIIDDDEILASTALKIIEKYKIQLLVIVNDKKIPIGALHIHDLTNLGL; via the coding sequence ATGAGTGAAATTTTAGAAGTTGGTAAAAGAGTTTTAGAGCTTGAGGGAAATGAGCTTTTAAGGCACTCAAATTTACTTGATGATAAATTTGAGAATGCTTTAAAATTGCTCTATTCTTGTAAAGGAAAAGTTATCGTAACAGGAGTTGGAAAAAGTGGCCATATAGGCGCAAAAATAGCAGCTACAATGGCTAGTACTGGCACTCCTAGCTTTTTTTTACATCCAACAGAGGCTTTGCACGGAGATCTTGGAATGGTACAAAAAAGCGATGTGATACTAGCGATAAGTTTTAGTGGTGAAAGTGATGAGCTTATAAAAATAATGCCTCACCTTAAAAGATTTGGTGTTCAAATTATATCAATGACTGCTAAATTCAGCAGTTCCTTAGCTAAATTTAGCGATGAAATAATAAGTCTTGATATAATAAAAGAGGCTTGTCCATTAGGTGCTGCGCCAACAGTTTCTACTACGTTAACTTTAGCTTTGGGCGATGCCTTGGCAATTTGTCTTATGAAGATGAGAAATTTCAAAGTTGAAGATTTTGCAAATTTTCATCCAGGTGGTAGTCTTGGAAAAAGACTGTTTTTAAAAGTAAAAGATGTTATGAAAACTAATGAATTGCCAGTTGTTAGTTATGATGTTAGTCTTAAAGTCGCTATAGATACGATGACCCATGGAAAACTTGGAGCCGTTTTACTAACAGATAAAAATGGTAAGTTAGTGGCCATTTTAAGTGATGGGGATTTAAGAAGAGCACTACAAAGAGATGATTTTGATATAAATGACAAGGCTCTAAACTATGCAACAAAAGAGCCAAAAATTATAGATGATGATGAAATTTTAGCATCAACTGCCCTTAAAATAATAGAAAAATATAAAATTCAACTACTTGTAATTGTCAATGATAAAAAAATTCCAATTGGAGCTTTACACATTCATGATTTGACAAATTTAGGATTATAA
- a CDS encoding pseudouridine synthase has product MRINKFISHNTNYSRREADELIKSGKVSVNGRVVSDFVEASYEDKIKINGRLVKKKTEFSVIVYNKQKGELVTKRDDRGRKTIFDTLPKGFSKFISIGRLDFASEGLLLLTDAPAIAEALMKSDIERMYYLKVRGEVTDDVITAMREGFFAKDATKGAHEKTQIKSMEFKPFLAYSVLGSSGGYTKLKVIINEGQNRELRRFFGCFDLEVVELKRVSFGRVDLGMLKPGKWRYLTNSEYDDLRDFLKQNGVRY; this is encoded by the coding sequence ATGAGAATTAATAAATTTATTTCACACAACACTAACTATTCACGTCGTGAAGCAGATGAGCTTATAAAAAGTGGGAAAGTTAGTGTAAATGGAAGAGTTGTTAGTGATTTTGTAGAAGCTAGTTATGAAGATAAAATCAAGATAAATGGGCGTTTAGTTAAGAAAAAAACTGAGTTTTCAGTTATTGTTTATAACAAACAAAAAGGTGAGTTAGTTACAAAGCGTGATGATAGGGGTAGAAAAACGATATTTGACACCTTGCCAAAAGGCTTTAGTAAGTTTATAAGTATTGGAAGACTTGACTTTGCTAGTGAGGGACTTTTGCTACTTACTGACGCACCTGCTATTGCTGAAGCTTTAATGAAAAGTGATATCGAAAGAATGTATTATCTAAAGGTAAGAGGCGAGGTAACTGATGATGTTATAACAGCGATGAGAGAGGGCTTTTTTGCCAAAGATGCTACAAAGGGAGCACATGAAAAAACGCAGATTAAATCAATGGAATTCAAGCCTTTCTTAGCCTACTCGGTGCTTGGATCAAGTGGTGGTTATACAAAACTAAAAGTCATTATAAATGAGGGACAAAATAGAGAGCTAAGGCGCTTTTTTGGCTGTTTTGATCTAGAAGTTGTGGAGCTAAAAAGAGTTAGTTTTGGAAGGGTTGATTTGGGAATGTTAAAGCCTGGAAAATGGAGATATTTAACAAACTCAGAATATGATGATTTAAGAGATTTTCTAAAACAAAATGGTGTTAGATACTAA
- a CDS encoding transporter substrate-binding domain-containing protein: MKKIAFLFLLAATFAFGSSLDEIRKNGEIKIGVWTSQPPYSNLENGEFEGFEVDMAKAIGSNIVGNSGKVTLVGIESGNERIKFLQNNQVDVVIASFTETDERKKKVDFSLPYFAVAMGAISSKDKPLNFEKDLNYKTIAIQEGTTMEDYVKTIPGTKVIKTKGSMEAFRKLRDNKADAYIDDNLVVMAYAIVDRDYIVPKNMRNLGFNSFLGAAVKKGNNELLDAVNNEMVKLSKQGFFRKIFNETFVPFYKNEVEAKYFLLEDIYKIFG; the protein is encoded by the coding sequence ATGAAAAAGATAGCGTTTTTATTTTTACTTGCAGCAACGTTTGCTTTTGGTAGTAGCTTAGATGAGATTCGCAAAAATGGCGAAATAAAAATTGGGGTTTGGACAAGTCAGCCTCCTTATTCAAATTTGGAAAATGGAGAATTTGAAGGATTTGAAGTTGATATGGCAAAAGCCATAGGTTCAAACATCGTTGGAAATAGTGGAAAGGTGACTTTGGTTGGCATTGAGAGTGGAAACGAAAGAATTAAATTCTTACAAAACAACCAAGTTGATGTTGTAATAGCAAGCTTTACTGAAACTGATGAAAGAAAGAAGAAAGTTGATTTTTCACTTCCATATTTTGCTGTAGCAATGGGTGCAATAAGCAGTAAAGATAAGCCTTTGAATTTTGAAAAAGATTTAAATTATAAAACCATTGCTATTCAAGAGGGAACTACAATGGAGGATTATGTTAAAACAATTCCTGGAACAAAAGTTATAAAGACAAAAGGATCTATGGAGGCATTTAGAAAATTAAGAGATAATAAGGCTGATGCGTATATAGATGATAATTTAGTCGTTATGGCTTATGCTATAGTTGATAGAGATTACATTGTTCCAAAAAATATGAGGAATTTGGGATTTAACAGCTTTTTAGGTGCAGCGGTTAAAAAGGGAAATAATGAGCTTTTAGATGCCGTAAATAATGAAATGGTAAAACTTAGCAAACAAGGATTTTTTAGAAAGATATTTAATGAAACCTTTGTTCCATTTTATAAAAATGAGGTTGAAGCAAAATATTTCTTATTGGAAGACATTTATAAAATTTTTGGATAA